The following is a genomic window from Amycolatopsis sp. BJA-103.
AAGTCAAGCCGTCGCGTCCACGAACGGCGTAAGATCGATCGCTGTGCCTTCAGAGCTACCGGACCCGGTTTTGCTGCGAACGTTCGTTTCGGTCGCCGAACGCGGATCGTTCACCGCGGCGGCCTCCGCGGGTGGATACACCCAGTCCGCGGTTTCACGGCAAATGGCTTCCCTAGAAGATGTTTGGGGGGTGGAACTGTTCGCCCGGCGGGCTCGAGGAGTCCGGCTCACCCCGGCCGGAGAACATCTGCTGCCCCACGCGAAAGCGCTCCTCGAACGTTTCTCCGACACCATTCGCGCACTGGACGCCGTCCGGCGGCTCGACGTCGGGCACTTGCGGATCGGCGCTTTTCCCACCGCGAACCTGGCGCTGGTTTCCGGCGCGCTGAAACGTTTCCAGTCCCGGCACGAGGGAATCTCGCTGGCGCTACAGGAAGGGACCACCGAGCGCCTGCTGCGCCTGTTGGGTGCGGGCGACCTGGACATCGCCGTGGTCAGCACCCACAAGAATCCCGATCTCACCGGCATCCACCTGGATCATCTCGTCGAGGACCGGATACACGTCGCCCTGCCCGGAGAACATCGGCTGGCGTCGCGGGACGAGGTCCCCCTGGCCGAACTGGCCGACGAGCACTGGATCGTCGCGGACACGGTCGAAGCCGTGTCCGCGCTGCAGGCCACCTGCGCCACCGCCGGGTTCATCCCGCACACGCCGCTGCGCGCCGGCGAGTGGATGGTCAAACTCGAACTGGTGGCCGACGGGCTCGGCGTGGCCCTCGTCCCCGGCATGATGACTCCCCACATCCCGGCGAGGATCGCCGTGCGGCCGCTCGCCCCCGATCCGCCGAGACGGACCGTGTACGCGGCGGTTCCCCCGCACGCGCACCGATATCCGGCGGTGTCCGCGTTCCTCGAGGATCTGCGTTCCGTGGCCGCCGATCTGGCGAAGACCCCGGACCTCACGCCGGAAGCGAAACGACGAGATCGACTTCCAAAAGCGCGTCGGGATTGAACAGCCTGCTCACTTCGACGGTGGTGCTGGAGGGCGGCGTCCCGGTCAGATGTTGTTTACGAATGGCCAAGTAGCCCTGCAATTGGTCCATGTCGGTCAAGAACGTCCGGATGTTGACCACGTCGTCGAAACCGGCGCCGTGCGCGGCGAGGATCCTGCCGAGAATGTCGAAAACCTGCTCGGTTTGCTTGCCGACGTCGCCCTTCCCCACCAGCGCGCCTTGGTCGTCGACGGCGATCTGCCCGGAAACGTACAGCAGGGCGCCGGAGTCTCCATTCACGCGAACGGCGTGAGAGAAGGCCCCCGGAGGCGGCGCGGGTACGCCGGGCGGGTCACTGTGCACAATACGAGGCATTGCCGGACTCGTTTCGATCGACGCGGGCTCGCGGGCGGGAATCCTTTATGGCTACCGGAAATCCGCCGGCCGCTATGTTTCGGCCGACGGGTCCAGGTCATCGCACGACCACCTTATGGTCGTCCGCGGCACGCGACCAACGAGCGTTTCTCATGGCAATCATGCGAGATCGGCATGGCTCATCGGGGAATCGGTTCAGTTGAATTTTCATCCGACCGGCCACACTAGCCTGCCGAAGCGGCTTCGTGAGGATGCTGTTTGTGCCCCGGACGGGGATCGAACCCGCACTGGGTCGATTTTAAGTCGACTGCCTCTGCCAGTTGGGCTACCGGGGCACAGGCAAGCCTAGGCGATGCCCCGGGCGGGTGGTCACCGAGGCCAGGGGCTAGTTCGCCTGGCACACCCTGAACGCCGTGAAGGCCTCCTTCCCTACCTTGAGAGTAGGGAAGGAGGCCTTCACGGAGCTACGAGCTCAGGACTTCGACAGCCTGTCGAACTCTTCGCGCGGGTTGTTGATCTGGCCGAGCGAGATGACCTCGCGCCGGAACAGGCCACCGAGCATCCAGTCGAACAGGATGCGGATCTTGCGGTTCCACGTCGGCATCGCCTTGAGGTGGTACGCGCGGTGGAAGAGCCAGGCCGGGAAGCCCTTGATCTTCAGGTTCAGCGCGTCGGCGACACCCTTGTGCAGGCCGAGGCTGGCCACCGCGCCCAGGTTCTTGTGGTAGTAGTCCTTCGGCTTGCCGCCGCGGATCACCTTGATGATGTTCTTCGCCAGCAGGCGCGCCTGGCGAACGGCGTGCTGCGCGTTCGGCGGGCAGGTCGCCGTCGGGTCCTGCTCGGTCCGCGAGAGGTCCGGCACGGCGGCGTTGTCACCGGCGGTCCAGACGTCGGGGTGCCCGACGACCTGCATCGCGGCGGTGGCCTCGACGCGGCCGCGCTTGTCCAGCGGCAGGTCCGAGCTCGCGAGCACCGGGTTCGCCTTCACACCGGCTGTCCAGATGATC
Proteins encoded in this region:
- a CDS encoding LysR family transcriptional regulator, producing MPSELPDPVLLRTFVSVAERGSFTAAASAGGYTQSAVSRQMASLEDVWGVELFARRARGVRLTPAGEHLLPHAKALLERFSDTIRALDAVRRLDVGHLRIGAFPTANLALVSGALKRFQSRHEGISLALQEGTTERLLRLLGAGDLDIAVVSTHKNPDLTGIHLDHLVEDRIHVALPGEHRLASRDEVPLAELADEHWIVADTVEAVSALQATCATAGFIPHTPLRAGEWMVKLELVADGLGVALVPGMMTPHIPARIAVRPLAPDPPRRTVYAAVPPHAHRYPAVSAFLEDLRSVAADLAKTPDLTPEAKRRDRLPKARRD
- a CDS encoding RidA family protein, which produces MNGDSGALLYVSGQIAVDDQGALVGKGDVGKQTEQVFDILGRILAAHGAGFDDVVNIRTFLTDMDQLQGYLAIRKQHLTGTPPSSTTVEVSRLFNPDALLEVDLVVSLPA